One part of the Vidua macroura isolate BioBank_ID:100142 chromosome 14, ASM2450914v1, whole genome shotgun sequence genome encodes these proteins:
- the ARHGEF6 gene encoding rho guanine nucleotide exchange factor 6 isoform X6, with product MNPEEQVVTWLISLGVLNSPKKILDDPEGFLKTSLKDGTVLCKLINRLLPGSAEKYCLEPKNEADCISNIQEFLKGCTLLKVEVFDPHDLYTGDQFSKVLSTLTAVNKATEDQLSKGPCSHLSSPNSAAGDPHSDSNGTASQSARVLRRSKPVEMTENGSHQLVVKARFNFKQTNEDELSVNKGDIIYVTRVEEGGWWEGTLNGKTGWFPSNYVREIKSTDKPLSPKALKGLENTQLTKNYYPVVLQNILETERDYAKELQSLLGTYLRPLQSYDKLSTGDIAALLGNMEEISAFQQTLNQALEEVAKLPENQQRVGGCFMNLMPQFRSLYLTYCANHPSAVNVLTQHSDELEKFMESQGAASPGILILTTSLSKPFLRLDKYVTLLQELERHMEEAHADHEDVLKAVTSFKSLVSQCQELRKRKQLELQILSESIQRWEGEDIKMMGNVIYMSQVMVQSGGSEEKEERYFLLFSSVLLMLSASPRMSGFIYQGKLPLTGMMLTKLEDAEGNEHMFEITGNTMERITVSCSTSQDLHEWLDHLQRLTKGTCSTVSKTQSWSPHSTFSSAGQIRGPLEPPKILKPWSLSCLRPAPPLRPSAALSYKERMSYILKDSSKSPKTMKKFLPKRKTERKPSDEEFVIRKSTAALEEDAQILKVIEAYCTGAGFQQALSSGSRKDSIPQVLLPEEEKIIIEETRSNGQTVTEEKSLVDTVYALKDEVKELKQENKRMKQCLEEELKSRKDLEKLVRRLLKQTDECGREDTGRKSSLIA from the exons ATGAATCCAGAAGAACAGGTTGTAACATGGCTTATTTCACTAGGAGTCTTAAATTCCCCTAAGAAAATACTGGATGATCCAGAGGGGTTCCTGAAAACTTCTCTGAAAGATGGAACTGTGCTTTGCAAACTCATTAATCGGCTTCTTCCGGGATCTGCAGAAAAG tatTGCCTGGAGCCTAAAAATGAAGCTGATTGCATCAGTAATATTCAAGAGTTCTTGAAAGGCTGCACACTTCTGAAAGTGGAG GTGTTTGATCCACATGATTTGTACACTGGAGATCAGTTCTCCAAGGTCCTGAGCACATTAACAGCTGTAAATAAGGCTACTGAAG ATCAGCTGTCAAAAGGGCCATGTTCACATCTGTCCTCTCCTAACTCCGCAGCTGGAGACCCCCACAGTGACTCCAACGGCACAGCTTCACAGTCAGCGAGGGTGTTACGGAGGTCCAAGCCTGTG GAGATGACCGAGAATGGCAGTCACCAGCTGGTGGTAAAGGCCAGGTTCAATTTTAAGCAGACCAATGAGGATGAACTCTCTGTTAACAAAGGAGACATTATTTATGTCACTCGAGTTGAAGAAGGGGGCTGGTGGGAAGGCACCTTGAATGGAAAAACAGGCTGGTTCCCAAGCAACTACGTCAGAGAAATCAAATCTACCG ataAACCACTCTCTCCCAAAGCATTAAAAGGGCTAGAAAACACTCAGCTGACAAAGAATTATTACCCTGTG GTGTTGCAAAATATTCTGGAAACAGAACGAGATTATGCGAAGGAACTACAGTCACTTCTGGGAACTTACTTGAGACCCCTCCAGTCTTACGATAA GCTCAGCACCGGGGACATCGCAGCACTGCTAGGAAACATGGAagaaatctctgcttttcagcaaaCACTGAACCAAGCCTTGGAAGAAGTTGCAAA GCTCCCTGAGAACCAGCAGCGTGTGGGAGGCTGTTTCATGAACCTGATGCCCCAGTTCCGCTCCCTGTACCTGACATACTGTGCTAACCACCCTTCAGCAGTGAATGTCCTCACACAGCACAG TGATGagctggagaagttcatggagagcCAAggtgcagccagcccaggcatTCTCATCCTGACCACAAGCCTCAGCAAGCCCTTCCTGAGGCTGGATAAATACGTGacactgctgcaggagctggagcggCATATGGAG GAGGCGCATGCAGATCATGAAGATGTTTTGAAAGCCGTCACATCCTTCAAGTCCCTTGTG TCACAAtgccaggagctgaggaagaggaaacaACTTGAGCTGCAAATCCTTTCTGAATCCATCCAGCGCTGGGAAGGAGAGGACATAAAAATGATGGGAAACGTCATCTACATGTCCCAGGTCATGGTGCAGTCTGGGGGAAGTGAG GAGAAAGAGGAGCGGTATTTCTtgttattttccagtgttttgctGATGCTGTCTGCAAGCCCACGGATGAGTGGGTTCATCTATCAG GGAAAACTGCCTTTGACAGGAATGATGCTGACAAAGCTGGAAGATGCCGAAGGGAATGAGCACATGTTTGAAATCACAG GGAACACGATGGAGCGGATCACTgtgtcctgcagcaccagccaggACTTGCACGAATGGCTTGACCACTTGCAAAGGCTGACCAAAGGGACATGCAGCACTGTCTCCAAAACACAGTCCTGGAGCCCTCATTCG ACATTTAGTTCAGCTGGGCAGATTCGTGGGCCTCTggaaccccccaaaatcctcaagCCCTGGAGCTTGAGCTGCCTCCGTCCTGCTCCTCCACTCAGAccttcagcagcactgagttACAAAGAG AGGATGTCTTATATCTTAAAG GATTCCAGCAAAAGTCCAAAAACAATGAAGAAGTTTCTtccaaaaaggaaaactgagagAAAACCATCCGATGAAGAGTTTGTTATTCGGAAAA GTACTGCTGCGCTGGAGGAGGATGCTCAGATCCTGAAGGTGATTGAGGCATACTGTACTGGGGCAGGCTTCCAGCAAGCTCTCAGCTCAG GCTCCCGTAAAGACTCCATCCCCCAAGTCCTTCTTcctgaggaagagaaaatcaTCATAGAGGAGACACGAAGCAATGGCCAGACAGTCACGGAGGAAAA
- the ARHGEF6 gene encoding rho guanine nucleotide exchange factor 6 isoform X1: MGDIKYQLSKGPCSHLSSPNSAAGDPHSDSNGTASQSARVLRRSKPVEMTENGSHQLVVKARFNFKQTNEDELSVNKGDIIYVTRVEEGGWWEGTLNGKTGWFPSNYVREIKSTDKPLSPKALKGLENTQLTKNYYPVVLQNILETERDYAKELQSLLGTYLRPLQSYDKLSTGDIAALLGNMEEISAFQQTLNQALEEVAKLPENQQRVGGCFMNLMPQFRSLYLTYCANHPSAVNVLTQHSDELEKFMESQGAASPGILILTTSLSKPFLRLDKYVTLLQELERHMEEAHADHEDVLKAVTSFKSLVSQCQELRKRKQLELQILSESIQRWEGEDIKMMGNVIYMSQVMVQSGGSEEKEERYFLLFSSVLLMLSASPRMSGFIYQGKLPLTGMMLTKLEDAEGNEHMFEITGNTMERITVSCSTSQDLHEWLDHLQRLTKGTCSTVSKTQSWSPHSTFSSAGQIRGPLEPPKILKPWSLSCLRPAPPLRPSAALSYKERMSYILKDSSKSPKTMKKFLPKRKTERKPSDEEFVIRKSTAALEEDAQILKVIEAYCTGAGFQQALSSGSRKDSIPQVLLPEEEKIIIEETRSNGQTVTEEKSLVDTVYALKDEVKELKQENKRMKQCLEEELKSRKDLEKLVRRLLKQTDECGREDTGRKSSLIA; encoded by the exons ATGGGGGATATAAAAT ATCAGCTGTCAAAAGGGCCATGTTCACATCTGTCCTCTCCTAACTCCGCAGCTGGAGACCCCCACAGTGACTCCAACGGCACAGCTTCACAGTCAGCGAGGGTGTTACGGAGGTCCAAGCCTGTG GAGATGACCGAGAATGGCAGTCACCAGCTGGTGGTAAAGGCCAGGTTCAATTTTAAGCAGACCAATGAGGATGAACTCTCTGTTAACAAAGGAGACATTATTTATGTCACTCGAGTTGAAGAAGGGGGCTGGTGGGAAGGCACCTTGAATGGAAAAACAGGCTGGTTCCCAAGCAACTACGTCAGAGAAATCAAATCTACCG ataAACCACTCTCTCCCAAAGCATTAAAAGGGCTAGAAAACACTCAGCTGACAAAGAATTATTACCCTGTG GTGTTGCAAAATATTCTGGAAACAGAACGAGATTATGCGAAGGAACTACAGTCACTTCTGGGAACTTACTTGAGACCCCTCCAGTCTTACGATAA GCTCAGCACCGGGGACATCGCAGCACTGCTAGGAAACATGGAagaaatctctgcttttcagcaaaCACTGAACCAAGCCTTGGAAGAAGTTGCAAA GCTCCCTGAGAACCAGCAGCGTGTGGGAGGCTGTTTCATGAACCTGATGCCCCAGTTCCGCTCCCTGTACCTGACATACTGTGCTAACCACCCTTCAGCAGTGAATGTCCTCACACAGCACAG TGATGagctggagaagttcatggagagcCAAggtgcagccagcccaggcatTCTCATCCTGACCACAAGCCTCAGCAAGCCCTTCCTGAGGCTGGATAAATACGTGacactgctgcaggagctggagcggCATATGGAG GAGGCGCATGCAGATCATGAAGATGTTTTGAAAGCCGTCACATCCTTCAAGTCCCTTGTG TCACAAtgccaggagctgaggaagaggaaacaACTTGAGCTGCAAATCCTTTCTGAATCCATCCAGCGCTGGGAAGGAGAGGACATAAAAATGATGGGAAACGTCATCTACATGTCCCAGGTCATGGTGCAGTCTGGGGGAAGTGAG GAGAAAGAGGAGCGGTATTTCTtgttattttccagtgttttgctGATGCTGTCTGCAAGCCCACGGATGAGTGGGTTCATCTATCAG GGAAAACTGCCTTTGACAGGAATGATGCTGACAAAGCTGGAAGATGCCGAAGGGAATGAGCACATGTTTGAAATCACAG GGAACACGATGGAGCGGATCACTgtgtcctgcagcaccagccaggACTTGCACGAATGGCTTGACCACTTGCAAAGGCTGACCAAAGGGACATGCAGCACTGTCTCCAAAACACAGTCCTGGAGCCCTCATTCG ACATTTAGTTCAGCTGGGCAGATTCGTGGGCCTCTggaaccccccaaaatcctcaagCCCTGGAGCTTGAGCTGCCTCCGTCCTGCTCCTCCACTCAGAccttcagcagcactgagttACAAAGAG AGGATGTCTTATATCTTAAAG GATTCCAGCAAAAGTCCAAAAACAATGAAGAAGTTTCTtccaaaaaggaaaactgagagAAAACCATCCGATGAAGAGTTTGTTATTCGGAAAA GTACTGCTGCGCTGGAGGAGGATGCTCAGATCCTGAAGGTGATTGAGGCATACTGTACTGGGGCAGGCTTCCAGCAAGCTCTCAGCTCAG GCTCCCGTAAAGACTCCATCCCCCAAGTCCTTCTTcctgaggaagagaaaatcaTCATAGAGGAGACACGAAGCAATGGCCAGACAGTCACGGAGGAAAA
- the ARHGEF6 gene encoding rho guanine nucleotide exchange factor 6 isoform X3: MGDIKYQLSKGPCSHLSSPNSAAGDPHSDSNGTASQSARVLRRSKPVEMTENGSHQLVVKARFNFKQTNEDELSVNKGDIIYVTRVEEGGWWEGTLNGKTGWFPSNYVREIKSTDKPLSPKALKGLENTQLTKNYYPVVLQNILETERDYAKELQSLLGTYLRPLQSYDKLSTGDIAALLGNMEEISAFQQTLNQALEEVAKLPENQQRVGGCFMNLMPQFRSLYLTYCANHPSAVNVLTQHSDELEKFMESQGAASPGILILTTSLSKPFLRLDKYVTLLQELERHMESQCQELRKRKQLELQILSESIQRWEGEDIKMMGNVIYMSQVMVQSGGSEEKEERYFLLFSSVLLMLSASPRMSGFIYQGKLPLTGMMLTKLEDAEGNEHMFEITGNTMERITVSCSTSQDLHEWLDHLQRLTKGTCSTVSKTQSWSPHSTFSSAGQIRGPLEPPKILKPWSLSCLRPAPPLRPSAALSYKERMSYILKDSSKSPKTMKKFLPKRKTERKPSDEEFVIRKSTAALEEDAQILKVIEAYCTGAGFQQALSSGSRKDSIPQVLLPEEEKIIIEETRSNGQTVTEEKSLVDTVYALKDEVKELKQENKRMKQCLEEELKSRKDLEKLVRRLLKQTDECGREDTGRKSSLIA, translated from the exons ATGGGGGATATAAAAT ATCAGCTGTCAAAAGGGCCATGTTCACATCTGTCCTCTCCTAACTCCGCAGCTGGAGACCCCCACAGTGACTCCAACGGCACAGCTTCACAGTCAGCGAGGGTGTTACGGAGGTCCAAGCCTGTG GAGATGACCGAGAATGGCAGTCACCAGCTGGTGGTAAAGGCCAGGTTCAATTTTAAGCAGACCAATGAGGATGAACTCTCTGTTAACAAAGGAGACATTATTTATGTCACTCGAGTTGAAGAAGGGGGCTGGTGGGAAGGCACCTTGAATGGAAAAACAGGCTGGTTCCCAAGCAACTACGTCAGAGAAATCAAATCTACCG ataAACCACTCTCTCCCAAAGCATTAAAAGGGCTAGAAAACACTCAGCTGACAAAGAATTATTACCCTGTG GTGTTGCAAAATATTCTGGAAACAGAACGAGATTATGCGAAGGAACTACAGTCACTTCTGGGAACTTACTTGAGACCCCTCCAGTCTTACGATAA GCTCAGCACCGGGGACATCGCAGCACTGCTAGGAAACATGGAagaaatctctgcttttcagcaaaCACTGAACCAAGCCTTGGAAGAAGTTGCAAA GCTCCCTGAGAACCAGCAGCGTGTGGGAGGCTGTTTCATGAACCTGATGCCCCAGTTCCGCTCCCTGTACCTGACATACTGTGCTAACCACCCTTCAGCAGTGAATGTCCTCACACAGCACAG TGATGagctggagaagttcatggagagcCAAggtgcagccagcccaggcatTCTCATCCTGACCACAAGCCTCAGCAAGCCCTTCCTGAGGCTGGATAAATACGTGacactgctgcaggagctggagcggCATATGGAG TCACAAtgccaggagctgaggaagaggaaacaACTTGAGCTGCAAATCCTTTCTGAATCCATCCAGCGCTGGGAAGGAGAGGACATAAAAATGATGGGAAACGTCATCTACATGTCCCAGGTCATGGTGCAGTCTGGGGGAAGTGAG GAGAAAGAGGAGCGGTATTTCTtgttattttccagtgttttgctGATGCTGTCTGCAAGCCCACGGATGAGTGGGTTCATCTATCAG GGAAAACTGCCTTTGACAGGAATGATGCTGACAAAGCTGGAAGATGCCGAAGGGAATGAGCACATGTTTGAAATCACAG GGAACACGATGGAGCGGATCACTgtgtcctgcagcaccagccaggACTTGCACGAATGGCTTGACCACTTGCAAAGGCTGACCAAAGGGACATGCAGCACTGTCTCCAAAACACAGTCCTGGAGCCCTCATTCG ACATTTAGTTCAGCTGGGCAGATTCGTGGGCCTCTggaaccccccaaaatcctcaagCCCTGGAGCTTGAGCTGCCTCCGTCCTGCTCCTCCACTCAGAccttcagcagcactgagttACAAAGAG AGGATGTCTTATATCTTAAAG GATTCCAGCAAAAGTCCAAAAACAATGAAGAAGTTTCTtccaaaaaggaaaactgagagAAAACCATCCGATGAAGAGTTTGTTATTCGGAAAA GTACTGCTGCGCTGGAGGAGGATGCTCAGATCCTGAAGGTGATTGAGGCATACTGTACTGGGGCAGGCTTCCAGCAAGCTCTCAGCTCAG GCTCCCGTAAAGACTCCATCCCCCAAGTCCTTCTTcctgaggaagagaaaatcaTCATAGAGGAGACACGAAGCAATGGCCAGACAGTCACGGAGGAAAA
- the ARHGEF6 gene encoding rho guanine nucleotide exchange factor 6 isoform X2, which translates to MGDIKYQLSKGPCSHLSSPNSAAGDPHSDSNGTASQSARVLRRSKPVEMTENGSHQLVVKARFNFKQTNEDELSVNKGDIIYVTRVEEGGWWEGTLNGKTGWFPSNYVREIKSTDKPLSPKALKGLENTQLTKNYYPVVLQNILETERDYAKELQSLLGTYLRPLQSYDKLSTGDIAALLGNMEEISAFQQTLNQALEEVAKLPENQQRVGGCFMNLMPQFRSLYLTYCANHPSAVNVLTQHSDELEKFMESQGAASPGILILTTSLSKPFLRLDKYVTLLQELERHMEEAHADHEDVLKAVTSFKSLVSQCQELRKRKQLELQILSESIQRWEGEDIKMMGNVIYMSQVMVQSGGSEEKEERYFLLFSSVLLMLSASPRMSGFIYQGKLPLTGMMLTKLEDAEGNEHMFEITGNTMERITVSCSTSQDLHEWLDHLQRLTKGTCSTVSKTQSWSPHSTFSSAGQIRGPLEPPKILKPWSLSCLRPAPPLRPSAALSYKEDSSKSPKTMKKFLPKRKTERKPSDEEFVIRKSTAALEEDAQILKVIEAYCTGAGFQQALSSGSRKDSIPQVLLPEEEKIIIEETRSNGQTVTEEKSLVDTVYALKDEVKELKQENKRMKQCLEEELKSRKDLEKLVRRLLKQTDECGREDTGRKSSLIA; encoded by the exons ATGGGGGATATAAAAT ATCAGCTGTCAAAAGGGCCATGTTCACATCTGTCCTCTCCTAACTCCGCAGCTGGAGACCCCCACAGTGACTCCAACGGCACAGCTTCACAGTCAGCGAGGGTGTTACGGAGGTCCAAGCCTGTG GAGATGACCGAGAATGGCAGTCACCAGCTGGTGGTAAAGGCCAGGTTCAATTTTAAGCAGACCAATGAGGATGAACTCTCTGTTAACAAAGGAGACATTATTTATGTCACTCGAGTTGAAGAAGGGGGCTGGTGGGAAGGCACCTTGAATGGAAAAACAGGCTGGTTCCCAAGCAACTACGTCAGAGAAATCAAATCTACCG ataAACCACTCTCTCCCAAAGCATTAAAAGGGCTAGAAAACACTCAGCTGACAAAGAATTATTACCCTGTG GTGTTGCAAAATATTCTGGAAACAGAACGAGATTATGCGAAGGAACTACAGTCACTTCTGGGAACTTACTTGAGACCCCTCCAGTCTTACGATAA GCTCAGCACCGGGGACATCGCAGCACTGCTAGGAAACATGGAagaaatctctgcttttcagcaaaCACTGAACCAAGCCTTGGAAGAAGTTGCAAA GCTCCCTGAGAACCAGCAGCGTGTGGGAGGCTGTTTCATGAACCTGATGCCCCAGTTCCGCTCCCTGTACCTGACATACTGTGCTAACCACCCTTCAGCAGTGAATGTCCTCACACAGCACAG TGATGagctggagaagttcatggagagcCAAggtgcagccagcccaggcatTCTCATCCTGACCACAAGCCTCAGCAAGCCCTTCCTGAGGCTGGATAAATACGTGacactgctgcaggagctggagcggCATATGGAG GAGGCGCATGCAGATCATGAAGATGTTTTGAAAGCCGTCACATCCTTCAAGTCCCTTGTG TCACAAtgccaggagctgaggaagaggaaacaACTTGAGCTGCAAATCCTTTCTGAATCCATCCAGCGCTGGGAAGGAGAGGACATAAAAATGATGGGAAACGTCATCTACATGTCCCAGGTCATGGTGCAGTCTGGGGGAAGTGAG GAGAAAGAGGAGCGGTATTTCTtgttattttccagtgttttgctGATGCTGTCTGCAAGCCCACGGATGAGTGGGTTCATCTATCAG GGAAAACTGCCTTTGACAGGAATGATGCTGACAAAGCTGGAAGATGCCGAAGGGAATGAGCACATGTTTGAAATCACAG GGAACACGATGGAGCGGATCACTgtgtcctgcagcaccagccaggACTTGCACGAATGGCTTGACCACTTGCAAAGGCTGACCAAAGGGACATGCAGCACTGTCTCCAAAACACAGTCCTGGAGCCCTCATTCG ACATTTAGTTCAGCTGGGCAGATTCGTGGGCCTCTggaaccccccaaaatcctcaagCCCTGGAGCTTGAGCTGCCTCCGTCCTGCTCCTCCACTCAGAccttcagcagcactgagttACAAAGAG GATTCCAGCAAAAGTCCAAAAACAATGAAGAAGTTTCTtccaaaaaggaaaactgagagAAAACCATCCGATGAAGAGTTTGTTATTCGGAAAA GTACTGCTGCGCTGGAGGAGGATGCTCAGATCCTGAAGGTGATTGAGGCATACTGTACTGGGGCAGGCTTCCAGCAAGCTCTCAGCTCAG GCTCCCGTAAAGACTCCATCCCCCAAGTCCTTCTTcctgaggaagagaaaatcaTCATAGAGGAGACACGAAGCAATGGCCAGACAGTCACGGAGGAAAA
- the ARHGEF6 gene encoding rho guanine nucleotide exchange factor 6 isoform X5, translating to MGDIKYQLSKGPCSHLSSPNSAAGDPHSDSNGTASQSARVLRRSKPVEMTENGSHQLVVKARFNFKQTNEDELSVNKGDIIYVTRVEEGGWWEGTLNGKTGWFPSNYVREIKSTDKPLSPKALKGLENTQLTKNYYPVVLQNILETERDYAKELQSLLGTYLRPLQSYDKLSTGDIAALLGNMEEISAFQQTLNQALEEVAKLPENQQRVGGCFMNLMPQFRSLYLTYCANHPSAVNVLTQHSDELEKFMESQGAASPGILILTTSLSKPFLRLDKYVTLLQELERHMEEAHADHEDVLKAVTSFKSLVSQCQELRKRKQLELQILSESIQRWEGEDIKMMGNVIYMSQVMVQSGGSEEKEERYFLLFSSVLLMLSASPRMSGFIYQGKLPLTGMMLTKLEDAEGNEHMFEITGNTMERITVSCSTSQDLHEWLDHLQRLTKGTCSTVSKTQSWSPHSTFSSAGQIRGPLEPPKILKPWSLSCLRPAPPLRPSAALSYKERMSYILKDSSKSPKTMKKFLPKRKTERKPSDEEFVIRKSTAALEEDAQILKVIEAYCTGAGFQQALSSGSRKDSIPQVLLPEEEKIIIEETRSNGQTVTEEK from the exons ATGGGGGATATAAAAT ATCAGCTGTCAAAAGGGCCATGTTCACATCTGTCCTCTCCTAACTCCGCAGCTGGAGACCCCCACAGTGACTCCAACGGCACAGCTTCACAGTCAGCGAGGGTGTTACGGAGGTCCAAGCCTGTG GAGATGACCGAGAATGGCAGTCACCAGCTGGTGGTAAAGGCCAGGTTCAATTTTAAGCAGACCAATGAGGATGAACTCTCTGTTAACAAAGGAGACATTATTTATGTCACTCGAGTTGAAGAAGGGGGCTGGTGGGAAGGCACCTTGAATGGAAAAACAGGCTGGTTCCCAAGCAACTACGTCAGAGAAATCAAATCTACCG ataAACCACTCTCTCCCAAAGCATTAAAAGGGCTAGAAAACACTCAGCTGACAAAGAATTATTACCCTGTG GTGTTGCAAAATATTCTGGAAACAGAACGAGATTATGCGAAGGAACTACAGTCACTTCTGGGAACTTACTTGAGACCCCTCCAGTCTTACGATAA GCTCAGCACCGGGGACATCGCAGCACTGCTAGGAAACATGGAagaaatctctgcttttcagcaaaCACTGAACCAAGCCTTGGAAGAAGTTGCAAA GCTCCCTGAGAACCAGCAGCGTGTGGGAGGCTGTTTCATGAACCTGATGCCCCAGTTCCGCTCCCTGTACCTGACATACTGTGCTAACCACCCTTCAGCAGTGAATGTCCTCACACAGCACAG TGATGagctggagaagttcatggagagcCAAggtgcagccagcccaggcatTCTCATCCTGACCACAAGCCTCAGCAAGCCCTTCCTGAGGCTGGATAAATACGTGacactgctgcaggagctggagcggCATATGGAG GAGGCGCATGCAGATCATGAAGATGTTTTGAAAGCCGTCACATCCTTCAAGTCCCTTGTG TCACAAtgccaggagctgaggaagaggaaacaACTTGAGCTGCAAATCCTTTCTGAATCCATCCAGCGCTGGGAAGGAGAGGACATAAAAATGATGGGAAACGTCATCTACATGTCCCAGGTCATGGTGCAGTCTGGGGGAAGTGAG GAGAAAGAGGAGCGGTATTTCTtgttattttccagtgttttgctGATGCTGTCTGCAAGCCCACGGATGAGTGGGTTCATCTATCAG GGAAAACTGCCTTTGACAGGAATGATGCTGACAAAGCTGGAAGATGCCGAAGGGAATGAGCACATGTTTGAAATCACAG GGAACACGATGGAGCGGATCACTgtgtcctgcagcaccagccaggACTTGCACGAATGGCTTGACCACTTGCAAAGGCTGACCAAAGGGACATGCAGCACTGTCTCCAAAACACAGTCCTGGAGCCCTCATTCG ACATTTAGTTCAGCTGGGCAGATTCGTGGGCCTCTggaaccccccaaaatcctcaagCCCTGGAGCTTGAGCTGCCTCCGTCCTGCTCCTCCACTCAGAccttcagcagcactgagttACAAAGAG AGGATGTCTTATATCTTAAAG GATTCCAGCAAAAGTCCAAAAACAATGAAGAAGTTTCTtccaaaaaggaaaactgagagAAAACCATCCGATGAAGAGTTTGTTATTCGGAAAA GTACTGCTGCGCTGGAGGAGGATGCTCAGATCCTGAAGGTGATTGAGGCATACTGTACTGGGGCAGGCTTCCAGCAAGCTCTCAGCTCAG GCTCCCGTAAAGACTCCATCCCCCAAGTCCTTCTTcctgaggaagagaaaatcaTCATAGAGGAGACACGAAGCAATGGCCAGACAGTCACGGAGGAAAAGTAA